In Pseudomonadota bacterium, one DNA window encodes the following:
- a CDS encoding acyl-CoA dehydratase activase, translating into MFRVGIDVGSVSVNLVVMDKSGRIVKNEYMRHKGRAIVTAKYAIEETLKAYDIEFIATTGIGAKTFTSLIGASFVNEIVALSRGFGHLYPHVRSVIDIGGEDSKLIIFEDGSKDGRLKIKDFSMNALCAAGTGSFLDQQASRLRFTIEEFSEVALKSKNPPRIAGRCTVFAKSDMIHLQQIATPDYEIVAGLCYALARNFKSNIAKGKDIKNPVAFVGGVAANAGMKRAIRDVFALQDGEFIVPEYFTSMGAVGAIYTVLDDPTLKHTFT; encoded by the coding sequence ATGTTTAGAGTGGGTATTGATGTCGGTTCTGTCAGTGTAAATCTCGTTGTAATGGACAAATCGGGGCGTATTGTAAAAAATGAATACATGCGCCACAAGGGTAGAGCAATCGTAACAGCAAAATATGCGATTGAAGAAACATTAAAAGCATACGATATTGAATTCATTGCAACAACCGGCATAGGAGCAAAAACGTTTACATCATTGATCGGTGCATCCTTTGTAAACGAGATTGTAGCCCTGTCAAGGGGATTCGGCCATCTTTACCCCCATGTGAGGAGCGTTATTGATATCGGCGGAGAGGATTCAAAACTCATTATATTTGAGGATGGCAGCAAAGATGGAAGGCTGAAAATCAAGGATTTTTCAATGAATGCGTTATGTGCGGCCGGTACAGGTTCATTTTTAGATCAGCAGGCCTCCAGGCTCAGGTTTACCATCGAAGAATTCAGTGAAGTGGCGTTAAAGTCGAAAAATCCGCCAAGGATTGCAGGAAGATGTACGGTATTTGCCAAGTCCGATATGATTCATCTCCAGCAGATTGCAACCCCTGATTATGAGATTGTAGCAGGCTTGTGCTATGCACTTGCGAGAAATTTCAAAAGCAATATTGCCAAAGGCAAGGACATCAAAAATCCTGTGGCATTTGTAGGAGGTGTTGCGGCAAATGCAGGCATGAAAAGGGCAATTAGAGACGTTTTTGCCTTGCAGGATGGGGAATTTATCGTTCCTGAATATTTTACCTCTATGGGGGCTGTCGGGGCTATATACACAGTGCTCGATGATCCGACACTGAAACACACATTTAC
- a CDS encoding acylphosphatase, giving the protein MKRLHIFVSGMVQGVFFRQSTAMKAKEFGLKGWVRNLRDGRVELVCEGNEDSLHTMIAWCEKGPKGAFVDSVDTRWEEFKGEFNNFQIVY; this is encoded by the coding sequence ATGAAAAGATTACATATATTTGTGAGCGGGATGGTCCAGGGCGTTTTTTTCAGACAGAGCACGGCAATGAAAGCTAAAGAATTCGGTTTAAAAGGCTGGGTGAGAAACCTGAGGGACGGAAGAGTGGAGCTTGTCTGTGAAGGTAACGAAGATAGTTTGCATACAATGATTGCATGGTGCGAAAAGGGGCCAAAGGGAGCATTTGTCGACAGTGTAGATACCCGGTGGGAAGAATTCAAGGGTGAATTCAATAACTTTCAAATCGTATACTGA
- a CDS encoding bifunctional precorrin-2 dehydrogenase/sirohydrochlorin ferrochelatase, with protein MSKIFSKNNYYPVFFNIGDKLCIVIGGGTVAEQKVRILLKFNTRIRVISPVMTKNLSVLSQKGKIETISREYRDGDLDGAVLVFAATNKKEINDAIKKEAVKGHIPVNVVDDPGLCDFIVPSIVKKKSIVIAISTSGTLPLLSKILRKDISNLVSQDYLTYAEKIGKFRKFLIKVIHDKKRRKEILAEISKTGVKELAGMDTKAIKSKFLRNS; from the coding sequence GTGTCAAAAATATTCTCTAAAAATAACTATTATCCTGTGTTTTTCAACATCGGAGACAAGCTGTGTATCGTTATCGGCGGCGGGACAGTTGCAGAACAAAAAGTAAGGATACTTCTGAAGTTCAATACAAGGATCAGGGTAATAAGCCCCGTAATGACGAAAAATCTTTCCGTGCTCTCTCAAAAAGGTAAAATTGAAACTATTTCAAGGGAATATAGAGATGGTGACCTGGATGGGGCCGTACTGGTTTTTGCTGCCACCAACAAAAAAGAAATAAATGACGCTATTAAAAAAGAGGCAGTAAAAGGACATATCCCCGTCAATGTGGTGGATGACCCGGGTCTCTGTGATTTTATAGTTCCGTCCATTGTAAAAAAGAAATCCATTGTTATTGCCATTTCAACATCCGGTACCCTGCCCTTGCTGTCAAAGATACTGAGGAAGGACATCAGCAATCTGGTGTCACAAGATTATCTTACATATGCAGAAAAAATCGGTAAGTTCAGAAAGTTCCTTATAAAGGTCATACACGATAAGAAAAGAAGGAAAGAGATACTCGCTGAAATCAGCAAAACTGGCGTTAAGGAACTGGCTGGAATGGATACAAAGGCTATTAAAAGTAAATTTCTCAGAAATTCATAA
- the ccsB gene encoding c-type cytochrome biogenesis protein CcsB produces the protein MNIYFFYISLFFYLLSTACYLLFLTMNRNIIEKFGHYSLFSGFCIHFLATLVRYFNAGYTPITNIYESLSFFSLCIAGFFLYLKRIYRIEIIGCIVLPILSVLLIWASTFPAEIRPLPPVLKSYWLPIHTIFSFVGNAIFFISFFISLLYLVVERGIKKKKFPSIATRFPSLETLDLINYRCMSYGFPFLTVGIITGSIWASVAWGSYWSWDPKETWSLVTWIVYAILIHNRLAIGWRGRKTAYMMIIGFFSILITFLGVNFFAGGLHSYI, from the coding sequence ATGAATATTTATTTTTTTTACATATCGCTATTTTTTTATCTTCTGTCCACTGCATGCTATCTGTTATTCCTGACTATGAACAGGAATATTATTGAAAAGTTTGGCCATTATTCCCTCTTTTCAGGTTTTTGTATCCATTTTCTGGCTACCCTTGTCAGGTATTTCAATGCAGGATATACACCGATAACGAATATTTACGAGTCCCTCTCGTTTTTCAGCTTATGTATAGCAGGTTTTTTTCTTTACCTTAAGAGAATCTACAGGATAGAGATTATCGGGTGTATCGTTCTCCCCATCCTGTCTGTATTGTTAATCTGGGCCTCAACCTTTCCCGCGGAAATCAGACCCCTTCCTCCAGTGCTTAAGAGTTACTGGCTGCCAATACATACCATTTTTTCTTTTGTCGGGAATGCAATTTTTTTCATCAGCTTTTTTATATCGCTCCTGTATCTTGTTGTAGAAAGAGGTATAAAAAAGAAGAAGTTTCCATCCATCGCAACACGATTTCCTTCCCTTGAGACCCTTGATTTAATTAATTACAGGTGCATGTCCTATGGATTCCCTTTTCTTACCGTAGGAATTATTACGGGCTCGATCTGGGCGAGCGTTGCCTGGGGCTCATACTGGAGCTGGGACCCGAAGGAAACATGGTCGCTTGTCACATGGATCGTCTACGCCATACTTATCCATAACAGACTTGCAATCGGGTGGAGGGGAAGAAAAACAGCGTACATGATGATCATCGGTTTTTTTTCTATCCTCATAACCTTTCTGGGCGTTAACTTTTTTGCAGGAGGACTTCATTCGTATATTTAA
- the hemA gene encoding glutamyl-tRNA reductase, with translation MHINVFGLNHNTAPIEIREKLYCSESDVPVILKKLKDWGLNESVVISTCNRTEIYFCSDNTEESIKKIEGLLLEHFGAPLDWLKSYTYRFCDEEAYRHLFLVASGLDSMVVGEPQILGQVKDAYRMATLHNATGSFLDKAFHKTFNVAKRIRTETRIGYNPLSISSMAIELSKKIFGELNRKKILVIGAGEMCEIALKYFKKEGLTEIFITNRTFQNAQKLAEDITGIPCLLQDIPDLLTKVDMVLSSTGSEKPIIDKELVVPIMKKRKNRPLFFIDIAMPRDIDPEVNHIENVYLYDIDDLKGLSQQHLSDRLKESEKAHAIIEEEVVKFSHWLEQLEKNPLITHIIDVVEETRSNELKRMIQKMKYVDEETLRNMDLLTRSIVNKLIHRHIFLIRQNGSPSLLEIMKQLFKFEEENEKKMDSGNEGK, from the coding sequence ATGCATATAAACGTATTTGGCCTTAACCACAACACTGCCCCGATAGAGATCAGAGAGAAACTCTACTGTTCGGAAAGTGATGTACCGGTAATCTTGAAAAAGCTGAAAGATTGGGGTTTAAATGAAAGCGTTGTTATCTCTACCTGCAACAGGACGGAAATATATTTCTGCTCCGATAATACTGAGGAGTCCATCAAAAAGATTGAGGGGCTCTTGCTGGAACACTTTGGTGCGCCACTGGATTGGCTGAAAAGCTATACCTACCGGTTCTGTGATGAAGAGGCATATAGACACTTATTCCTTGTTGCATCGGGGCTTGATTCGATGGTCGTCGGGGAGCCCCAGATACTCGGTCAGGTAAAAGATGCATACAGAATGGCAACTCTCCATAATGCGACCGGTTCTTTTCTCGATAAAGCCTTTCATAAGACTTTTAATGTTGCAAAGAGGATACGAACAGAGACAAGAATAGGATATAACCCCTTATCGATAAGCTCCATGGCAATTGAGCTTTCTAAAAAGATCTTCGGTGAGTTGAACCGGAAAAAGATACTTGTCATCGGTGCAGGCGAGATGTGTGAAATTGCACTGAAATACTTTAAAAAAGAGGGTTTAACCGAGATATTTATCACAAACAGGACTTTTCAGAATGCGCAGAAGCTCGCAGAAGACATTACAGGAATCCCCTGCCTTTTACAGGACATCCCGGACCTGCTGACGAAAGTTGATATGGTGTTGTCTTCAACGGGCTCCGAAAAACCGATTATTGATAAAGAACTTGTTGTACCCATTATGAAAAAAAGAAAGAACAGACCTCTGTTCTTTATTGATATTGCTATGCCAAGGGATATTGATCCGGAGGTAAATCACATCGAAAATGTCTATCTCTATGATATTGATGACCTCAAAGGACTCTCGCAGCAACACCTCTCCGACAGGTTGAAGGAATCAGAAAAGGCACACGCCATCATCGAAGAAGAAGTGGTTAAGTTTTCTCACTGGTTAGAACAGTTGGAAAAAAACCCGCTCATTACACATATTATCGATGTAGTGGAAGAAACAAGATCAAATGAACTGAAGAGAATGATACAGAAGATGAAATATGTTGACGAAGAAACGTTGAGAAACATGGATTTACTGACAAGGAGCATCGTTAATAAGCTTATCCACAGGCACATTTTCTTAATTAGGCAGAATGGAAGCCCTTCTTTGCTCGAAATAATGAAGCAATTGTTTAAATTTGAGGAAGAGAATGAAAAAAAAATGGACAGTGGGAACGAGGGGAAGTAA
- the hemC gene encoding hydroxymethylbilane synthase has translation MKKKWTVGTRGSKLALKQTEIVIQALKTLYPYNEFAIKIIKTTGDTIWDKPLHLIGGKGLFVKEIEDALLKNEIDMAVHSMKDLPTELENGLVIGAVLEREDPRDVFISSIYGSIQDIREGSRIGTSSTRRKSQILHFRRGLEIVPLRGNVDTRIKKLHSHTLDGIILAYAGVKRMGFDNFIKEVLPFEIMVPPPGQGAIGIETKDESDFIKLLKPLNHENTFREVTIERELQSMIGGGCQVPLGINASIASNILTLHVVLGREDGELLVKEMCVEDVKNANDTMSRILQIIRDKQKCLSLT, from the coding sequence ATGAAAAAAAAATGGACAGTGGGAACGAGGGGAAGTAAGCTCGCTCTCAAACAGACCGAAATAGTCATACAAGCCCTGAAAACATTGTATCCATACAATGAATTTGCCATAAAAATTATTAAAACAACGGGTGACACAATCTGGGACAAGCCTCTTCATCTTATTGGCGGAAAAGGACTTTTTGTAAAAGAGATTGAAGATGCCCTTTTAAAAAATGAGATCGATATGGCTGTACACAGTATGAAAGACCTCCCCACAGAGCTTGAAAATGGGCTTGTCATAGGGGCAGTCCTTGAGCGGGAAGACCCGAGAGATGTTTTTATCTCTTCAATATATGGAAGTATTCAGGATATCCGGGAAGGGTCACGTATCGGGACGAGCAGCACAAGGAGGAAGTCCCAGATTCTCCATTTCAGAAGAGGATTGGAAATTGTTCCTCTCAGGGGTAACGTTGACACGAGGATAAAGAAATTACATTCACATACCCTTGACGGGATCATCCTCGCCTATGCCGGTGTAAAAAGAATGGGTTTTGACAATTTTATAAAAGAAGTTCTCCCCTTTGAAATCATGGTGCCCCCACCAGGTCAGGGCGCTATCGGGATTGAAACGAAAGATGAAAGTGATTTCATCAAATTATTAAAACCCCTGAACCATGAAAACACTTTCCGCGAAGTCACAATAGAAAGGGAGTTACAGTCAATGATTGGAGGAGGCTGCCAGGTTCCCCTTGGAATAAACGCCAGCATAGCAAGCAATATATTAACCCTTCATGTTGTTCTCGGCAGGGAAGATGGTGAACTCCTTGTAAAAGAGATGTGTGTCGAAGATGTGAAAAATGCAAACGATACGATGTCCCGTATCCTTCAAATAATAAGAGACAAACAAAAATGCCTCTCGTTGACTTGA
- a CDS encoding HU family DNA-binding protein, whose translation MTKAELISVMAAGAKISKVAAGKALDAFVDSVKGALKKEEKVTLVGFGTFSVSKRKARKGRNPRTGKEIKIPARKVPKFTAGKAFKEAV comes from the coding sequence ATGACAAAAGCAGAATTAATCAGTGTAATGGCAGCGGGCGCTAAAATTTCTAAAGTAGCAGCAGGCAAGGCATTGGACGCATTTGTTGACAGTGTTAAGGGAGCTTTGAAAAAAGAAGAAAAGGTAACACTCGTTGGCTTCGGTACATTCTCAGTATCTAAGAGAAAAGCAAGGAAGGGGAGAAACCCGAGAACAGGCAAGGAAATCAAGATACCTGCCCGCAAGGTGCCAAAATTTACAGCAGGCAAAGCCTTTAAAGAAGCAGTTTAG